A window of Silene latifolia isolate original U9 population unplaced genomic scaffold, ASM4854445v1 scaffold_57, whole genome shotgun sequence genomic DNA:
TTATTAATGGCAGAAATTTGAAGAAGATGATATTGTATAGGGAATTTATAGGGAAGAAAGAGAGAGGAGAGATTGAGATTTCATATAAGATAAAAAAAACAGAGAGAGAGAAGCAAGTTTGGGAATGAAACTGTTAATGTATAGAGAAAACGATGAAGAtgtaaataaacaaaaaaaaaggccCCACCGTGGAGATTACCTGCTGCCCCGGGTAAAAACGAGGCCAATTCTATTATAAGAGAAAGGGTGCATTAGTCGGTAATATTCGTAGTTAAAGTAAAGcatagagtattttgagaaggtaCCTAATAGGTTAGAGTATtaccattaaataaccctaaacattatgaagacatatttatagaattattttggtcaaattgaatattattagtcaaattgaatatttgTTGAAGTTCTAataaagttttgcatgcagtggtcaaactgaaaaatctaatcaaatactgacaacggttaaattgaaaaaccgttatttcataatagaaaataataacggttacaaaaaaCTCGTAGCTATAACATAATAACGGGCACCACAAAATGTTGTTGGTGTTAATTAGTAACGACTTTCGAAATGCCCTTTTTTTAAACTGGAaatggttgtctaacaaccgttgatatgAGTGATTCTATAatgagtttttggaaaccgttaaaacgtttttgataacggtttgttaaacaaccgttgtcacattataataacaacggtttttaaggGATACCGTTGTTCTAATTAGCGCAGTCTAGGTTTCCACCAATATTTAGAAAATGGTAATCTAAGTGTCATtatatgcattaaaccgttgtgatacgctcgttATTGATGGCCATATTTGGCGTAGTGCtgagatgcaaaaccgattaaccctcaaactacctacttgagtttaacccttgaactctAATTGCGatcagaaattcaactaacaacccagttttgacacgcctaggaccgtttagatttgagaaaatcaagagccgaagctctgataccacttatgatacgtAAATTACGCGGAAGCAGTTTAAGAGTGTAACGAACAATAATGAAATAAGAGATATTTGCTTTGAAATCTATCTAGAAAtcaaaacaatgggatatttgctcgagttagacctataactcgaacaatggtgaactataatcaagacctattgattataactcgggtaaatgcttgaaaacgcgtcaaacaataacaattttGGAACGAACTCGTCAAACCGATGTTTACAATTGTAAACGAAAAACTCACTGTTTTTATTCAATAACTCAATCTTCGATCTCTAACACAGTACAAttgactccctatttatactaatggACCGACTTGCTAAATAAGCCAAAACCAACTTAAAACACGCTGAAACTTACCTAAACTCGACTTTTCTAAAGCTAATACAATTGCCCTATATTGCTTCTTCGATAATTAAGAAACAAATAAAATAACCACCTACAATTTTAAATTGTTTATTCCTAaacaataatactaataatattaattGAGATGACGACATTAATTACTTGACTCCGAGCTGAACTCGAGCTAGTCTGCGTCCATGTTTTGCGTGAGCTACCATGTTTAGCCATATCTTCATTTGGGCATCGTCATTTTTAGATCACATGGAGGCATTACAAGACTTGTTTTTCCAAGCTTGTAGTGCGAATAATCGAGTAAAGAAGTACTTAACATTAAACTTaaatagataagttgtagttaGTTAAATAGTTACAAGTTTAGGGGATGCAAATACAATCCCATTTAGTACAACTAAATTGAAAGAAGCGGAGTTTAATTGTCAAAAACTAAGATATACAGGTGATTACATCTACCGAAGACCGCTCCTAAGCACTCAAGTCAAATCAAGCTAACCTGTCaaacactgctccccatatgggcggaaatcaccatatggttcaccacagacatTTAAAACCCAAGTGTAAGCTTAACAATATAATTGTTCAATAAATGTAATGATCAAGCCTACATGCTCATATGACAACGTTAAGACAACAACCATAATTATAATAGGATATGAAGTGCAAGAGAAACCTTGTCCAACATACTCACCTCAACATACCCGTGGCCGGGATACGCCCAAGGCGCCACAACCAATaaaaggtactcggaacacgccCGTGGTACCGCGCCCGAGAGCGACTCAAGTCCCCTGCCAGAGGTTGTGCCTCAAcaacacgagtccctccataacccaagtactaaatgtgaacatcccccttggagtgggaagcacCAAGAGATGACTTGAGCAGAACACGGtttccaaccgccttccgtctccataaTCACAACCAAGAACCCACCATCATCCTCCATTGTCAACCAAACAACAATCAAGCCAAACAATTCCAACCAAGACAATTATGTAATCACATTAACACAACTAGTATTACCATGCCCAATTCTTCATTAATTCATATCTTCCAATTTAATTACTccttaacatgttataatgcattgtAACCATCTTGTGACCATTAATCATACTTACCTTTACATAATTATCTTGAAACCATATTATGTCATAAAACCTAATTATCaagaacatgttataatgcaactaccatgagacaaatgcaattaataaaaataaatgcATAATTAAACACCCATATCATTATAGCTAAGTAGGAAAAaccctacctcaagcttatcttgCCAATTCCTCAAGCTAGCCACTAGaagtgctcctcaatgaagcttcaTACACAACtaattactacattcattaccaTAATTCACTACAACAATTATACTAATTAAACGCCTTAATTTCCCATCTAAATtccataacctaattaattagggGATAATCCACTAATGATAAATTAAGGTTACTAATataatattaaggaaataaaacataAACCGACTTACAAATAAGGTGGATGAATAAGAAAGAAGAAGATGGCAAGGAATCTTCACTTGGGGAGGCTAGGTTTAGAGAGGATTAGTTGATGAATGTTTTAGAGAGAATTTTGGGAGATTTTTGGGAGTttagagagtggtgggataaggttggGGAGGGTTTTTAGGTGAGAAATCAGAAAAGATAAGCTTTGAATGCGACTTCCCACCAAAAAAGTTTCTCGTGTAAGCTGAACTCGaccggtactcggtcgagtggagggtccactcggtcgagtgggtggtcactcggtcgagtgaccaatTTTTCAGACTTCTAGCCTTCTGCCAAAGTGCACTCggtcctccactcggtcgagtggaggcTTCACTGGGTCAAATGggtggtcactcggtcgagtgatcgaTTTTCCAAACTTCCAGCCTTCTGCAAAGTGCACTTGgtactccactcggtcgagtggagctTCACTTGGCCGAGTGGatcgtctactcggtcaagtgagATCTATATAAATGCGAattattacaatcttccccccttaaaagaacttcatccccaaaGTTCACTCCCGACACTATAAAAGCCAAAAATCTACGTCCCTTTAATGTCTCAAGGCGTGAGACGGTAAGTCGGGTATCATGCGGCTAGTACGCTATGACCAACTAAAAAGCTACTATAAGGTTAGATGGTGACCAACTAAGTAGAATAAATAAGAAAActtgtgctacttatgcttgcGTAATACGCCCTACCCCTCTAAAAACACGGTTACGACCTCGTAACCAAACTTATACCTGCGCGAAAAGGTATAGGTATCGCTCTTTCATGGTTTCCTCGGCCTCCCACATTGCCTCATCTATTAGATGGTTGGACCACAATACTTTTACCAACACCGTTTCACCATGTCTTGTCTTCTTAACCTTCCGGCCTAGGATTTCCTTGAGTGTTTCCACATATGTTAAGGCGTCATCTATCTCGATCATCTCCGCATAGAGTACATGAGAAAGGTCACTTATGTATATACGcaattgagacacatgaaaaacattgtgaacTCGGTCCATGGTCGGGGGAAGTGCTAAACGGTAGGCCACTTCCCCGACTCTATCTAATATCTCATAGGgaccaatgaacttttggctcaacTTACCTCTTTTCCCATATCTCATAACTCCCTCATGGGTGAAACTTTGAGTAACTCCTTGTCTcctaccacaaattcaatgtcacttctcctcaagttggcataactcttttgcctatcttgtaACGCCATCATCTTATCTCGAATTACATGGACTTgatcgatcatgtcttggattatTTGAGGTCCCAACAATATGGCTTTGGTGCTATCATCTCAACAAATTAGGCTTCAACATTTCCTTTTATACAAGGCTTTAAACGGTGccatcactagtagaaaaacgcTCTATGGTGGCGGTTATAAATGaccttttgtggcggtttttagCGATTTAGGGTCGGTCGTTTATCACGGCGTCGTATAAACTTTACGGTGGTTGTAGGCGGTTGTTGAACCACCGCAATAGCTCTCCTATAGTGGCGGTTGTTATATAAAACCGTCATTATAAACTTATATAATACAACGGTTATTAGACAAGAACCGCCACTGTAACTCATCTATAGAGGCGGTTATTTTttgaaaaccgccaccataggtatTTCCATAATAACTTTCCACCACAACCCGTTACTACATGTTCTCTATTACGCCGGTTGTTGTTAAAGAACCGCCACTAAAGGTAATTATGACGTCGGTTGTTAGTAATGAACCGCCACTAAAGGTGAACTAATAGTGGCATTTCATACTTAAGAACCACCACCATAGGtagatatttttttaaaaaaattatttggtaccaaaatttcggcagcattatCGACATTGATTTGATAAGCCAAAtagcgaaataaacaaacaatacaTACAAAACAATGCCAACCAACGAACTTGCATATCATCCAACAAAACAATAATGTCGATGTTCAAAATTATACATCCAAGTGTATAAATAATCACGTACATGTGTTAGTGAATAAATAAACTAATCTAACATTTCATGTTCTCTAAACATTTAATAGCCTACACGTCGTTAACATCTTTCATCTCGTCAATTAACATAGTTGAATCTGTAATAATACATTTAGAAAAACAATAGTTAGAAAAACAACCTAAACATTATTAAAATCAACATAAGACAATATATATAGAACACTCCCGAGTTTGATTGAAAGCTTTTGCATGAGTGAGAGACAAAACCAACACAAGTAATAACTAATAATTAAGACCTTAAAAAACCATGAGCAAATAGTGTATCATAATATAATTCATTCATTTAGACAAACTCCCAACAAACAAGGACAAGGGCACTAGCCAAAATTTCCAAAATTCGACATTCACACTATAATTCTATAATCGCACAAAACACTGCAAGTTTGAAACCCCATGTACATCTGCCTTACCTGGCAATATGCGGAAGCCTTTAAGGCATTAGGGCAATGTTGTCGTCGTTTGAAAAACCATGTGCAGGGATACACAAACTAGATGTAATTATACAACTATGTCCAAcatcaatgaaacaataaaagTACTAGGTAAAACTAGGTATATCCCAGAAATGTTCAGAGCCCCACAAAAATTTGGAAAACAACAAGCACTTAAAATACTTTCTCTGCCCCAATTATTTGTTGAACTTTTAAAATTCTTTGTAAGacatattttaatcaaatgtaaacaaatgattggaacgGAAGCAGTAATAAGATTGCAAATTAATACCTCGAAAATCAGGTGATTTTGGGTGCACCCACTCATGTTTGTCTATGGGCATTCCCTGAAGCTTGAAATAAATGTATACCTCTTCAAATGTTCTTGCATTCCACCAATCCTTGTAAAACTTTAGGTCACCAAACATAAGAAGCTCGACCAATATGTTTAACCTACAATTAGAAGACACCACCAACGATTGCTTATATACATCCTAGACTGTACCATATATTGTTTCAGTCATCATCAGAAAAAGAGCATCCAGCATGATCAGCAGTCTACACAATAGTTTTGCCTAAATAGAAGCTCTACAATAAGCACAGCACATTCCATGACTTGACTAGAACTTAAGAGGAAACACTTTATCTTTATACAACGAGCATCAAATTAGGCTTTTGATTGAAAGAAGACAAACAGGCGAACAAATGGGTTAACCAAAAAAATCTTAATTCTCTCTAATAGCTTAACCTTTCCTTCTCACCATCTTTTTCTCCTTTAAAGTTAAATCTAAACTCAATTTATCTGATATTCAGAACACATACAGAAGGCTCTAAACCAAACCAGACCAGAAATTTTTATCTACATGATTAAGAATTTGAGAATGGGGAGAACACATGAGCAGATTGATTACTTTATagtaatttaaaacaatcgaatcTGGTACTCTCTCATCATTGATAAAACACCCGAGATGTAAAAACTTATACCTATCAGTTCCCAAGCTaagagaaggagaaagaaaaaaaaggaaaacaaatgTCCCATTTTGCGTGAAATTTACTAAGTAAAATTCAGGAGATTATCAGAGCTTGTAcaatccaaaaaaaaaagaactatCAAAGTTGAATAAAATTGCTCACCTGCCTTCCAAGTGACAACATGAAAGGTTAGAACTCATCTCATTGTTCCACCTTCCTGACATAAGTTTTCAGATACCTGCACATTGAAAACCCACGGAATGTATTCACTTCAAACAGTTCGTTTAGCTTTTCGTCACATAGTATTTGCCTCTTGTCTGATGAATCCTTCAATACAAGCAGCTCAGAAAGGTCAGTCAACTGATCACACAGCTAATAAACAACTACATCGTCCCATCATTTGTTTCCCTTTAACTTCGGTATAAAGATCAATTGATCCCTTGTCCAATCTCCCTCCCACATCATGACATCAACATGAAAGTACATCATTAGAGGGGTGATGAACATGGGGAGGAAGGAGGGGTATGGGGTTGTACGATAAATGGTGTAATTTGgcaatttgataataatgaaaatctTTCTCAAAGTggaaaggtaaacatatgattgACCTATATTTTAACACAAACTTACAGCTATGTACATTCGATCCCCTTACCCGCCAGTTTCGTGAGCCCCTGAGCCACTGGAGTAAAGTTGTTGGTCTCACTTAGCATTTTGCTTTCTGACatcaaacctgttcaaaactttGACAAACTAAAATATGGACTTCTAGTTATTTCTATTTAATGTCTTTAGTCTCTACTGGCAGTCAGATTGATGCTGGTACACATTGCTGGTCTACCAACAAACATTGAATTTCTACTTAAACTATCCAACCACTGGGCTTTTAAGAACGGAGAAGTAGAAACCTACTTCATAGAGCACCACAAAGATACACTGTTTTCAAAACTTTGACAAACTAAAACATGGGCTTCTAGTTATTTCTATTTAGGGCTTGCTTGGGATGG
This region includes:
- the LOC141639825 gene encoding diacylglycerol O-acyltransferase 1-2-like yields the protein MSGRWNNEMSSNLSCCHLEGRLNILVELLMFGDLKFYKDWWNARTFEEVYIYFKLQGMPIDKHEWVHPKSPDFRDSTMLIDEMKDVNDV